DNA from Ananas comosus cultivar F153 linkage group 12, ASM154086v1, whole genome shotgun sequence:
TGTCATAATCATCTTTTATAGGCTCGTCGTCATATTCACAATAATCACAAAGTCGATAGCAACATACTGCTTAAAACTGATCATATCACAACATTTTTTTAACTACCGGTCCCGATATCAATTAATGTTAACGCAACAATGACTTGAGCTAAATTCACGTGACATATCTGAATGATGATTAAACCTTATTTAGCGTATATCTTAAACATATAAGTCAGAACCATtaattaatctatatataagttCTTTTAgctcttatttattattttatattaggaTTTATTCtcacatataaataaatatacaataataaGTCCTCCTACAATGTGGACGTGCTTTGTCctttattttttggattaattaaaTAGATTTGTGTTAGTTTTTATAAGGTTTttagtgatttaaaacttgttaggCCTCTTGGTCAGTCTAATACTTAATGGGCCTTTTTTGTGAGCCAACTAAAGTTTACATATGTGAGATTTAGTCCTGCAAAGCCAACTAAAATTTACATATGTgaggtttagtcccacattgaaaaCTAAATgtgtgttattattatttatatattattttattttcaagctAGATctttggaagaaaatgagagttatatTCTCGATTAAACACACGGACTGGGCGGGCGTTGAAACAAGATTCTTGCCTTGCTTATATATATTGGGAACCTTGTTAGATTGTCTTACACTATCTTGAAAGCATGCCGACGGAGTGAAACGTGATCGTTATATTGCTGGAAGTAATTGCTGGGAAatcttttttaatcattttttttacagtatttattatttaatttttctctcgaaatttttttaaaactgaaatttaaacttttgaattattttttaaaaaataatttaataaaatatgagAAAGATTTTCCAATAATTTGAGCATCTATAATAATTGGCTAATTGATTCCCCAAAAAAATGCCAACACCACTTCCATAGTAGAGCCACATTGAAAGTCCTAGGTGTAAAAAGTATAGATCATTAGTTTCTGTTAAATAGAGATTAAACGGAGCCCCAGGTTTAATGGCCGGGCCCGGCATGGATTTTAAAAGCCCAACCCGTGACACTAACAGGTCGGGTTGGCATCTAGATTATAAAAGTCCGCCCCGTCATACGCCATTATTGATATGTAAGAAAacataatcttttaaaataaaaaaatttaaaattaactttggatatcatatatatatatatatatatatatatatatatatatatatattgggagTAGTTGTATATTATATGTACACTTATCGTATCAAGCCCTTTCTTACTatccttaatatttttttctagtaCCAAGAAGAACCATCTGGACCTTCCACTCAAAATTTACTGTGATAttatatctttcaaaaattCAGCACCATTagttttaagttgaacatgCTACTAAATTCtttcaaaactaaaaattaattccAAAATCAATTGGGGACTACAACACCATTGTCATAATCTGCATGAGTTAGTAGGACTTTGTTGGAGTTTATATGAtttgtttataaaaaatataaaaaaatagctAAGTACCACCTAACTAAAGTTgaacaaaatcaataaaatttagataattagTACCTAACTTAAGTTGAAAAAAAGGGGCGAAAGATTGGGACCAATGGATGcaattaatctaaaaaattattttgtggtTTTCTTCGTAATGAAAAGAAGTATTAGAATTATTAGAAttcacttatttatttatttatttatttattttaagaatGCATTGGCAAACTGCGAAGTTTATCGACAGCATAGGATACTTGGGAACATGTGGTGTAATCGGAGCCGTCCAATGCGCCCAGTGTCGATCGCTGAGACGGGTTTTGGACCGTTAGATCAACTGGGCACCGTACGCTTGTCCGTACAGAAGTACACTGGtcatcgtcgtcctcctcctcctcatcagcGACGATAAAACCTCGAAACTCGTAAACCTTGCGGagacgaagaggaggaggaggaggagcttctCTTAACACGGCCATGGCGATGGAGCGGCGCGAGCTCGGCAACACGGGGCTGAGGCTCAGCTGCGTCGGCTTCGGCGCCTCCCCTCTCGGCAACGTCTTCGGCCGCGTCTaccccgtcgccgccgtcgccgccgtgcGCCGCGCCCTCGACCTCGGGATCAACTTCTTCGACACCTCCCCGTCCGTatccctaaccctagccctagatCTCCTTCTTTGTACGAGCTTCGAGCTTCGATCTCGATGCGTGGCAGGTACTACGGGGGGACGGTGTCGGAGGCGGTGCTCGGCGAGTGCCTCAGTGAGATCGGGGCGCCGCGCGAGGAGATCGTCGTCTCCACCAAGTGCGGGCGCTACGCCGACGGGTTCGACTTCAGCGCCGAGCGCGTGTCGCGCAGCGTCGACGAGAGCCTCGCGCGCCTCAAGCTCGACTACGTCGACATCCTCCATTGCCACGATATCGAGTTCGCCCCTTCCCTCGATCAGGTCCCGTTCCTCCCTTTAccccctcttttttcttttttcttttttctttttttttttttgtattttttccttttggtaTCGTATTATCATGGAATTGGACTGTTTTCCGATTCTctgtgtgtgcgtgtgtatgtatgtgtgtgtgaaTTGTTTTGATATTCAGTGTATTTGAATGTTCGTGTGTGTGCACACGCGCATGTGTGTGGAAACAGTGGGATTGGATTGGACTCCATTGTTTTCTTTTGCTGTGTTATTCTTAGTCTCATGGCACATAAGTGAATTAAGAAGAGTATATTTCGATACATACCGAATGCATTCGGATTTGCAATTTCACCCAAATCACAAATTTGGAGGATTCAGAGCAAGGTGTGATCCTCGTTTCTGAGAACTTCTCAGTCCATGATTTGTAATAATCTTCACTAAATTAGTTGGATTTCGGTAAGTGCAAGCTAATCCGAACTTTTTGAGGTTGGTTTGCCATCAATTGATTTTCACAACCATATGAAAATTTGTCTATTAGAATAATAGTATCTTCTGATTGCAGTAGATGTGACTCggcaaaattttaaagaaaacaaCGGAGTTGATTCCAAGCAATGGATTTTGACCCCTGATTAAATCGCTTTATTCTCTGATTGCAATGCAAATCAATTAAGTTTTACCTTGTTTTGGTACTCTTAGTTTTGGGTAACTTCTTCTCTATATGCAAGTTCTTGAACAATGGTTTTGTCAAACAGATCGTGAACGAGACAATTCCCGCGCTTCAAAAGATAAAGGAGAAAGGGAAGGCACGATTCATTGGGATTACGGGCCTTCCATTGCAGATCTTTACTTATGTGCTTGATCGAGTGCCACCTGGATCAGTTGATGTGATTCTTTCTTATTGCCACTACGGAATTAATGATTTGACACTTGCGGATTTGCTTCCCTACTTGAAGAGCAAGGGCATCGGGGTGATCAGTGCCTCTCCACTCGCCATGGGTCTTCTCACGGAGAATGGTCCGCCGGAATGGCATCCTGCCTCTGAAGAACTCAAGGTTAATTTGTTTCTCTGTTGTTTGTtgctttttacttttttcatgGTGCTTCTTAGGGTCCTGTTTAACGTTGTAGAGATGACATATTTTGTGTGAGGCATGACGATCTTTTTTGATAAGGCAAGATGAACctaaaaaatagtttaattaGTCCAAATGCTTATTCCGGCTTCCTACCACAGCTAGAAGCTTTGGTCTTTAGTTGTCCTATGCCTAGCTTCTACTTGTCGATTGGAGAAACTGTTGTAGAAGCCAAGCCACACAGTAAGTAAATCATTACATTTCATGAGACCGGCATCTAAGTTGGAATTGTAGATGAACATATATCAAAAGTAGTCAAGGATTGGGTATGCATCTGtatcataataaaattcacaaggaTTTAGATGCTTTGACACGCTTAACCTATTTCTGTATGACAAATACACATGGCATCAAGTACCTATAAGAGGCCTTTGTACATCTTTATAAGACCCAGTAACCTATATAGCTAATCCATTTATATTATCATCTTTTTTACTGATATTAGGGAGACCAAGTTATACTCGCCAAAACCATACagtatacatttttttttcttagcatGATATATTAATCTCTGTGAAAATTCTGCCCCTTCTTTTTCTATGATTTCTCTCTCCCAAACTCGTACAAATGTACCTGTGTAATCATCAGTGGCTTAATACTGCCATAGTGTAGACTACTCTCATAATGAATATTTCAACTTTTCATTTGGGGTGAGCAAGAAATTATCAACTTATTAGTAACACTGGCTCGTCACTTTAGAAATCTGGCATTATGCTATTGTTTGTTATTAGGTACTCAACAATTTTTAGGAACCTTAAGCTCTTTATTTGCCTTCAGTCTGCATGCAGAGCTGCAGCAGCTCACTGtaagaaaaaggggaaaaacaTTTCGAAGGTAGCTCTTCAGTACAGCTTGATGAATAAAGAGATTTCGACTGTGCTTGTTGGAATGAACTCACCGGAACAGGTTTGTGATCCTTATAGACATTCTCATTTTATCACCAAGAAATGCACTTTCTCATGGCAACTTATGTCTCCAGAGTTCGTCGTGCAATGCCATCTTCCCGTTAATTTGTCTACAACCCTCATGATAGTTATTTTGGTCTAATAGATAGCCAAGGTAACAAGAAAGGCATACTAATCAACACATAAGTTGTGAGCGATGCAGTAGCCTGGTCTAGCTCTTGTATCTTGTATACTCTTCTTCTCCACGCTTTCTACGCATAATCACGTTTAACCAATTCTTTTGTTCgtaatttatttctttcaaaaattttcgtAATTTTCAGTGTTTACTACCTAAATTTATAACATATTCCTACACTGCTAATGAGGTACTGGATTGTGTGATGGTAAGCTGTGCATGATGTTAAATCAGGGTTGAGTTAGAAGATATTGGGTCTTAAGTAACGAGGGTTAGTTCTTTGGTCTGGAGTATGGGTCGgtacaaaaattatatgagaTGCCACTCTTAGGTGTTTAGATGAGGATGTCCTCCTACGTTGCCACCCATCCTTAACTTGCAATCTCCACCGCTCCTGTTTAAAATACTTTTAGATGAACAAATCGAGCTCCAACTGAGTtcaattttgaaccctttttcATGTTCAAACTTGGGCAAATTTTAGCGCCACGTGAAAGCTCAATCGAGCACAAGCTGTTCGCGAACAAGTTCGTTCAATCGCACTTCCTAAGACGAGACATGATATTGGTCTTATGCCATTTCTTGCAGGTAGAGGAGAATGTGGCGGCCGCTCTGGAACTATCGAATGTAGGAATAGATGAAGGACTTGTGCGTGAAATCGAAGAAATACTAGAGCCAGTTAAGAACCAGACATGGCCCAGCGGCATCCAGGAGAGCTAATGCTTAATGATTTAAAGCCTAATTTATTTACAGGAGTTTATTTATGCCTCGATTTAAGACGTTTGGGTACCAATTATTTGACGTAATTTGGTTTGAAGCATAGAAATGTGCAGGAGCAAATTACTTTGCACTGAAATGTTGTAGATCTATGAGAGCGACAAGGAGACGAAGTTGTTCTTGATGTAATTGGTTTGATTTAGTAAGATGGTTCTATCTTCTTATCTCTGCAACCGAAAAATGTCAGCCAGcgtttttgcttctttttttttggaaaagtacGGCTTTCATTTGAGGAAAGTTAAAGTATGGTTTTTATGAATGGTCAAATTGATTTTCAAGAAGcccttataatatatatactttatacgAGGATAATCTGAATTTTTCTCTAGTCCTgaacaaggaaaaagaaaaatgagggGAAATTACAAAAGCCTTCCTAGCACTGCGTTGATGCCCTTGATATGGATTCCCCGCGACAGCTGCTGGATGCTGCAACATAGCATCAGCTCTGATACTTTCAAGGATGCGGCAAATTCTGAGTGTTTCTAGAAATTCTCTCCCCCAATCCCTTTGAACTTATGATGATGGTAGCTGCAGCTAAGGAGCATGCTGCATTAAGGCTTTCTTCAGGAACAGCTTCCACCACCATTCCCGTGGCGAACGGGGAACTGTAAAGCTCTTTCATACTTTTCGAGCACTTCAAAGCATCGAATGGTGTGCTTCTAGCTCTGGGCATTAGAGGTATCATCTAATGCCTACATACAGTAAACCTAAGAATTACGTACAGGTCATGCTTGTTAAGTATTTAATTGAAAAACAGAAAGATGTGACTAGCGCCAACAAATACTTATAATTTCATCCTCCAGTCATAGTCAcagacacaaaaaaaagaaaaaaaaaaacaaagaaatggAAACAATTCCCTCTTTCTAAAGTCCTGTGCTTCAAGTTGTCGTGTTGCTGCAATCAACAGAACAGAAAAGATTTCCAACTCCTCCAAAATGGCCTTCCAGCGAAAAGTTCTTTGCAAGCAAGTccttattttcttaaaaatctaaaaaatatgaTAGGAGGAGCATAAATTGGATGGCTTACCCCTGACTTTTCTCTCACTGTACATCGATCGATACATACAGATACAAATTGTAACTAGTAAACAGTAAAAATCCTAACTTGTTCATCAAATGCTGTAAAAATTTCTAAACTTCTTCAGTCCTAAAAGAGGGCAGTGAAATCTGATGTAAATAATATAACTCTAAGTTTGATACTTTTACAAAGATTGGTCCATGATAGAAACCTCTCGGGATTGTCCACTAGATCACCAATATTGGAAACATGTATAACCCTCCATGCACCGCTTCTCCAGTAATATGAGGAAAGGAGCTCAACAGTAATAAATAATTGATGGAAACATGGCATATAATTTCATCGTACCACTTGATTAAGTGACGGCCAAGCGATTTCTTCATCATTTGTATAGCCGTTAACCCAAAAATCCGTACAATTCCTATGGCAGCCACGGTTGTAAGGATTCCGGAAGCGCCCCTCTGGTCCTCTAAGATAAGAATAGCGAGCTGAATTTGCCAGCTCGTTAGTTGTGATGTTTCTCGCAATCTGCATATCGGTCACCAGAAGCATTGGATGAAGAGGTGCTCTCAAGAAAATAAGAAATCAGTAGACAAAAAAAAGCATAACAATTGTTCCCATTCTTCATGCTTTTTTAGCCTTTTAACTCATGCTTGGCCTGACTTTTCAATAGATTTCTACTTTGAGAAGCAGGAGTTAAGGGTATgacaaataaaaatctaaattgttTTGTGGCAGAAAATTGAAATGAGTTTCTGAGTTTGAAGAGTGTAAGCTCCGATTTGAAGGTTTTGTTTCTACTATAAAGAAAGGCTTTCAGGGGGATTTCCACAGAAAATCTCTTCGTTTTTCTTCAAACAACATTTCTGCAGAAGATTCAGATAGGCCAAATAGACTGATAGTACACCAATTTCAGCTTAGAGGCTCAAGAACAACTTTCTACTTTGACATTGTATCAATTTGCACTTATAGCTTTTGAAAAGGGAACACATAACACATTGGGATTAGCAATCTCGTCTAGCAGTGGAAGAAAATGGGCCAATCTTACCTAGTGCTAGCACATTTACAAGATAAAAAGTCTTTGCGTCATAACTGGTAGTTTAGGAAAAATACATGAAGGGATAGCTCATGAATAACCCACACAACATCAATATGAGAAGAGGAAAAGGCAAATTTCACTTTGTAATGAGAATGATAACTACTAACCAGAGTATGATTACTCTTCCTAGGACTTTCGGCATCACAATAATGATAGCATGTTCACATGATTGATGACATTACAATAAATGGGAAAACATCTAGCTGGTTTAACTAAATAGCTTTGTTGCATTTTAAGAAGCCTATATATTTCTTTGGACCTCGACCAAAGTTGATATGCAATGCTTTAGACTGATAGTATCTGCTATCGACAGTTGATGTGCCTTGGAATTATTACCTGTGAAGCCTGTGCACCTGTCAGAATAGAAGCTCCAGATAGTAAGAACACAtccaaaaatagaaataaaacaGCCCCAGTATGTTTTGTCACCATGTAATGGATCCATGTCTCAGAAGCCGGAATCATGACTGGTTCTGTCCA
Protein-coding regions in this window:
- the LOC109718519 gene encoding L-galactose dehydrogenase, with protein sequence MAMERRELGNTGLRLSCVGFGASPLGNVFGRVYPVAAVAAVRRALDLGINFFDTSPYYGGTVSEAVLGECLSEIGAPREEIVVSTKCGRYADGFDFSAERVSRSVDESLARLKLDYVDILHCHDIEFAPSLDQIVNETIPALQKIKEKGKARFIGITGLPLQIFTYVLDRVPPGSVDVILSYCHYGINDLTLADLLPYLKSKGIGVISASPLAMGLLTENGPPEWHPASEELKSACRAAAAHCKKKGKNISKVALQYSLMNKEISTVLVGMNSPEQVEENVAAALELSNVGIDEGLVREIEEILEPVKNQTWPSGIQES